A stretch of DNA from Gambusia affinis linkage group LG24, SWU_Gaff_1.0, whole genome shotgun sequence:
TTCTCGTCAACAAAGGGGGGGCGTTTAGTGAAACCGAACACCTGCTTCAACATCAGCTGCTGCCAGGTCGCAGGTTTTCTGCTCCCAGCTCCGGGAACCATATTCAATTAGCGTCTATCAGCTCTGTCCAGCTGCAGATAAGCCACAATAACAGGTTGTAACTTGATTACAACGCTCTGGCTTAATAGGAACGGTTGTCAGCTTGGAGTTCAGCCTTCTCTTAAAGCTGCTATCCAGTCTTCTCTGGAAAATCAACAAAACTCCGTTTAATCATACGTTTGTTACCTATAAAACAACTTGTCATGGTcagttttggatttgttttgttatatattGTTAATTAGAGTACATTGGACCAAGAGCCGCCAGACATACGTTTGATGACATCACATAAGGCATAGGGCAGCACATCAATTCGTTTAAgtatgtgtatttgtttttttttttttctttatttatacgTGAAATGTCTAGTGGTTCTCAAAGCATAGGCATAACAAAATTTAACACTTTTCcaaagtgcaaataattttcttcattcCCTATTGCTCGATTAGTTTCTCTAAAACTCAAACGTTTGGGTTCTTTCAGAACACAATACAGTGGATATCCAAAGATGGAGGGgtatgtaacatttaaaacgCACCCGATTTCGGTCTGACCTGCCACAGCGCAGATCGGACCGAGCCTTTTGTCCCTTAAACCTCCAGGTTTGCTGCGGACATGCTGAGCGGTGGCCGGGCTCTGCTGGGCGAGGACAGCTCAGTGATGGCGCGCATGCAGAAGAAGTTCTGGAAGACCAAGCAGGTCCTCATCAAAGCTACAGGGAAAAAGGAGGACGAgtatgtggtggcttcagatgCTGACCTGGACGCCAAGCTTGAGGTAGGCCTGCTTATTTGTAACATGTTGGGGGTGGGGTTTCTGCAGGAAGAGTCCTCGATGCCAACAAGCTAataaatgtgccatttttataTGACAGTCTTTTGCCTATTGAGTAGATATGATGGCAtaggtataaaaataaatttctgccttaaaactaaaaaattttctagaaacaaaaaaggaaattctgagtttgaaaggttgaatatttgctagaaaaacatctctgtccttttatttctgaaaaatttctgagattgatatcaaattgtcagttttttctagcaaatagAATATCTAGCACAAAAATAAAGGTCCTGGAACGTTCCATTTGCATCGTCCCTATTTGCTTCCCATCTTTTGGAACTTCAAAACAAGCATCGActcattgtgtttgtttgtgaggGACGTGgtaccgtgtgtgtgtgtgtgtgtgtgtgcgtgtgtgtgcgtgtgtgtcgcTGAATATTGAGGGATAAACTGAGGCTTTTGTTCAGTCTGGAACAAGATCCGGCAGCCTGTTTGGCCCCAGATCCCTCCCTGCTGTCATGGTGATCAGAAAGAGGAcagggaaaagaaaattgaaacacaatattttaacgttttttttcttcccgtTTGCCTCCGAAATTATCCACAGGGCACTAAATGAGCagatcagatttgcaaatactTTAAACCTTTGGATGTTTTGTGTTCTGTATTGCATGTGTTGTATATATTGTCTCTAAAACAAGGCAGGGTTTATCAGATACACATGGAGTCAGTGAGCCAGTCCATATTGCGCCCAACACAACTTGTGCAGAATGGTCGTTCTGTACGTTGACAGATGTTTGACCACTACTGAGGGAGACACACTGAAGGAAGTCTCTATTTATTCTTCAGTTAATAAGTAACTCGGAACATGTGCAGCTGCATCGtccatttttctgtcttatgcCGTTAAGAGGAGACTTCTTACGTTGCTTTGTGCAAAGTTTTaggcttgttgttgtttttgtgtgtttttactctAAATTTGGccctttcagatgttttatgaaAGGTCAtggagacttttattttgtttcctcttcaggAATAGATTCTGTTGCTATGATACGTGTCGTGTACCGCCGTAGCAAGCTTTTCATAAGGCAGAGGGAGGCGAGTTCACCGGAAAGGGACAATCCCAAAAAATCCACTGTTTAAACTAAATGTAGCAATATTACCATCACTTCACAAAGTAAGGATATTTATATGCTTAAATTCATATTCTGAGGTTACAAATCTCAAATGTGTTAAgttctcttgtgtttttccTAAGTCTTACGGTTTTGTTTTGGAATTTCTGTCATTTGGTTCCATGTTTCGATTAGTCGGTATTGATCGATTCTTTTTCACCCGCGTTTAATTTACAGATGCTTTAAGTTGCGAACGCAGTACTTTGCGTGTGAAAGATTCTTaaaattttgcacaattttggCCCTCTCGGTGTTCCGTACACAAGAATTGTGCGACCACACCGACAGCCGAGCGCAGAGCAGGTGAAGCAAGAGTTTTTGTCAAGAGATTTAAACTCTCAAGTCCAGAAATAATTGTTTGTCCACATAGATGTGCGTTTACGTCAGTCATTCTGAGAAAACGTGCAGGTTTAGAAAAACAGCTTCTGAGGAAAACTGTGGGTGTTTAATCATCTCAAAggaaaaaatctttatttccttaaaatatATTAGATTTCTCTCACGTTACAATCTCAAACCTGAATGTGTTTTGATAATTACTGGtctattttacttttctaaatTCTACATTTCTCAGTTCTTCATCTCCGTTTTACTCTGACACACTCCTCACCATGTGTGTCGTTTTCTGCAGTTCTTCCGCTCCGTTCAGCTAACGTGCACAGAGCTGCTGAAGGTGATCGAAAAGTACCAGCACCGAATCACACGTGAGTCAGAACCACTGATATCTGCCGATTTCTTTTTCTGAGTTAACAGACCGACTCTTGTTTactcccctttttttttctccatttttttacTCCCAGGGTTGTCCCAGGAGGAGAACGAGCTCGGCCTGTTCTTGCGTTTCCAGGCTGAACGTGACCGAACTAAGGCCGGGAACATGATGGAGGCCACCAGCAAGGCCCTGTGCGCCTCTGCCAAGCAGAggtcagcagctgcagctgaccATCAGTTAACTACTGTTTGGAGAAAACGAAGCTTTTTAACTCTGAACGCTTGTGCTTCTATTTTTTCTCGTGTCTTTAGGATGGCGCTTTGTCCGCCGTTGCAGCGCATGTATCAGGAAGTGGAGACGTTCCGGCGGCGCGCCATAGCCGACACGCTGCTGACGGTCAGCCGGATGGAGAAGGCCCGCACGGAGTACAGGGGAGCGCTGCTCTGGATGAAGGACGTCTCTCAGGAACTGGACCCGGACACCTACAAACAGCTGGAAAAGTTCCGCAAGGCAGGAAGCGTTTGGATCGCTGTCGCCCCTTGGTTCTGCCCGTCCGCGTTGCTTCATCGTTCCCGTGCGTTTCTGCTCTCAGGTCCAGTCGCAGGTCAGAGGGACTAAGAGCCAGTTTGAGAAGCTGAAGAATGACGTGTGTCAGAAGGTGGACATGCTGGGAGCAAGCCGCTGTAACATGCTGTCTCACTCCCTCTGCACCTACCAGGTCCGCTGCATTTCACATACCGTCATGTGTCTGCCAGGCTCAGCCGTCAGTAACTAAAAATTTCTCTGCTCCCGGTTCCGTCAGACCACTCTGCTGCAGTTCTGGGAGAAAACGGCCAACGCCATGTCGGGAATCCACGAGGCCTTCCAAGGGCACATACCGTACCAGTTCACCACAATCAAGGTGCTGCAGGCTGCGTTTCGAATCTGGGCGAAAATCGGCCTTTAGACGCAGtaatccagttttatttttattttttaattgttccaGCATCTACGGGATCCACTGGAGGAAATCTCTGATTCCCAAAAAGAAGAGAAGGATGAAAAGGCCCAACAGAGCAACACAGACAGGTGAATTTTCATCTCagtcaattaaatgttttaaaactctgCTCTGAATCAGACATGCAAATccttgcagaagtatttgtTCTATATttccttttccacattttctcagtATATATTAGTTTGGCTTATTGAAATAGATCAACAAAAATTAGCACATTCTAAGGtagaaaatattcttaaataaatgtgtaattcaaCTCTTTGAGGAACCGTCTTTCGCTGAAGTTACTACTTCAAATCGTGTCGCGTTCAAGTTGATTTAGTTGTCagtatgtgaaaaaaaaaccattataGATTTTAGATGTTATGCTAATACTGCCTACTCGCTCTCAGCTTGgtctgttttattattctttccTTAAATTCTCCAAATGTCTTTTGTCCTTCCTCAGTCTGGTGTCCTTGGATGATGACAAGCCAGCAGAAAGTGCATCTATTTCAGGTtagtgctgccccctgctggctgaaACACAAAATAGCTCAGCCACGTTGAACAAAAGTAGCCTGTGATAATTCCTTAAAGAGATTCAGACGGGCTGCTGTAAacgttttagtttttattgttcggttttgatcaaaataaaaagttatatttctGTTTACCAATGCAGACCTTAAGCTCAGCAGTGATGGGCAGAGCAAGCCTGGTGAAAGTGGTAAGTGAATttactttcttctctttttatgtgtgtgtgttcattttctgtaaattgtCCACATGGGACTGCTGCTTGTTAGTGTGAGCGGGAAACTTTTAGAATGAGTCTGATCTCAGCGCACCAAAAACATTCCAGCCATGCACGACCTCAGAGGGCTCTCTGGAGACGCCGGTGACGACCTTATGCTCATGGCTTGTGGCATGCCGCCCCCAGCGGACGTCCCCCTGGTCCCGTCTCCTCCTCAGGACGGCGACCAGAGCGAGAGTTGGAGCTTCGGACGCTTCGAGTCCAGCCTCCCACAGCTGCCCGCCTCGGGTAAACTGGCTGGTTGTTTTCTCCACCCTTTCACTTTGACCTTTGACTTCAACTTGCTTACGCCTCTCTTCTTGGCTGCGGGGGAAATTCTTACCTTCTTCATTTCCACAATCAAACATAATAAGCACACACTGCTCCTGTTAAGCTGCGTTTTCTGATGTTCAGAGTCTTCTTCCTCTCGTTCTGTTTGTTTAGGTGACAGTTTGCTCTCAGTCGGTCTACCGATCCCATCAGAACCAGGGCTAAcgctggaggaggaagatggtGAGCGGAGCGACATGGCTTTCCTGAAGGACCTCCTCAGCCCAGGCCCAGGGGGCAGCGATGAGTTCAGCAGAGAGTGGCAGGACGCCTTCGGTGCGTTCGACCCCCCCAGCGTTCCTGCAGCCGGCACTGGACCCGCCCGTCCTCCTTCCAACCCACCCAGCCCCACGGGCTTCCTGCCGTCACAGCTGCTGGATCACAGTTTGAGCTCCTCAGGTCAGCCACACAGCGCAGACAGGGTGTCCACTGCGCAGCAATAAAAAGTCTCAACTTcgtgtatctaaaattaaggccttaaaatgtcttaaattgattttaaaaaagtaagttgACCTGTTAGTCAACAAGCCTGTTAgttaatggatggatgtagaAAGTTGTTCTTAATatgttaatcacaggtcttaaattttgtcttaaCTCGAGTATTTAATAtcatatattcatatttaatttttgtcaggcaaaagtttgagttgtaCTTTCAAGACTGTTGAGGCTACCGTTGTTAGCAGTAGCCTCAACCGACTTGAGAATGTAATGAGCTAGCTAGAAAGCATAGCCTTGACACACCCTTCCTAGCTAGCCAGCATAGCTAGTTAGCTAGATAACCTCGACATATCcttgctaactagctagcaTGTCCTTGCTAACTCCACATACTCTTGTCTAGCTATCTAGTAAGGGTATGTTGAGGCTGTGGTTATACCCTTGCTAGCTATGAAGGGTACAGGTATATTAATGGCTAGCTATCTTTTTTTGTGGCTATCATGGGTAAGTTCAAACTTATTGCCAGTTGGATAAATGAAGTTTGTACATTTGTGTGGAGATGTGGGTCTTAAATTCTATTGATAGTGGTcttaaaaggtcttaaatttgagttggtgaaacgtGCAGAAACTTTGACAGAGGTTATCCTCACTGTTACACAGcttaagaaatgtatttacaacCATTAACTCCAGCATTTTTATTAGGGATTTTATTGCCTTACGCTagtgctaataataataataaaaaaaagttttcttctaCTTTACGATTAtgattaaagtttgtggttgtaatgtaacGGACCAACACTTTCACATTGACTCTCATCTATCTTGTGTCCCCTGCATACTGTAGGTTGGGTGACCCCGCCCATGTTCCAAGCTCCACCCCTGCAGCTGCCCCCTGGTCAGAACCAGGCAGCTCCCCGCTCTCAGCCAGCTGCAGCTAACGGTACGACGCTCGGCTTTAGAAAACGTCTCAGCAGAGCTGCCACTTCCCAACCTGACCCTTCTGTCTGACGTTTCCTACAGCAGCTTCAGGAGGATCCAAAGACATGTCTGCGTGGTTCAACCTGTTCGCCGACCTCGACCCGCTTTCCAACCCCGACGCCATCGGACGCTCTGCTGATGAGCTGCTCAACGCCTGAACCTCTCGGAGCTGCTTCAATGTACCTTCACTctctctttgaaaaaaaaaaaaatcagcattacAGCAAATTTTCATTCCATCCTAATTGAGCACATACACACACTAATCTCCTTAGAGGTTTGAAACACTGAGCTGATAAACTCAGCTGCTGTAACCAACTTTAATACCGAGTCAAACACCAAAGCTGTGGTGGTTCGTGTTTCCTGATCATGACTGCAGCGCCTGGACGTTAGGGGGAGTCCAGAGATCCAGAATaggttaaaaaagaagaaaaaaaagacacagaaacgTCGCTTTCTGTGGCGTTTCAGTTTTGCTGTAAACGGTTTGTGTGAAGTACCACATGATTGTCACAAATAATCTGTAGGTTGGGATGTGATAGGTCTGTTTTTCAGAAATCCTGACCTCAAAAGCGACACACTAATCCATCATTTGCAGGCGAAGTGAAACCATTACACTTTCattgcatttaaacaaaaatttaaagccAAAATGTGTATCTAGCACTTTTTCATTGTACACTTTCAGCTCTTTATGTCATAAAACCAATATAACAAGCTGATGTTTGCTGGATAGTTTCCAGAAAGCCAAATTTGTCTTTCATGTTCTTTAGAATCGGAGAAAACTCCCATCGCTTTCTGTGGCGTCTCATTTATGGAGCCTTAAACGACAGAAAGGAACATTTTAGCGATTTGGAAACTAGTTTTAAATCAGCCCCTACCTACTTGTGTGACTGCATCATTTAAGCAGTTTGTTCTGCCTGCTTTGTGCATGAGCTGCTGCCATGTTTATCTGTTTGCAGTAGAACTTGTCTGCACACCTTATGCccaaagaaaataagcaaactATACGACAGAACGCCAGGGCAGGTACAGAAACATGCAATCTAACAGCTGAAGTTAAAATTCTTTTTCTCAAgtcataacttatttttttggtaataaaataTGGTTAAATGACGGATAAACAATGAGCACAACTGGaaaattattgtgttttctctggggtcataaaatgtcatatttcATAAGAGTGAATGAACCCAAACTGAGATTAGAACCAAAATAAGTGCAAATAAGTTGAAACTTAAATTTTATAGTAAATTTGATGTGATATTTGTCTAGAACAGTAGCAGAGTGGATTGTTCATGTGTATGGAATGGAAGTTGGAACGGAGAAAATGGTCAAAAGGTGGTTAAGAGGTGAATTGACCCAGACC
This window harbors:
- the ical1 gene encoding islet cell autoantigen 1-like isoform X2, which encodes MEGFAADMLSGGRALLGEDSSVMARMQKKFWKTKQVLIKATGKKEDEYVVASDADLDAKLEFFRSVQLTCTELLKVIEKYQHRITRLSQEENELGLFLRFQAERDRTKAGNMMEATSKALCASAKQRMALCPPLQRMYQEVETFRRRAIADTLLTVSRMEKARTEYRGALLWMKDVSQELDPDTYKQLEKFRKVQSQVRGTKSQFEKLKNDVCQKVDMLGASRCNMLSHSLCTYQTTLLQFWEKTANAMSGIHEAFQGHIPYQFTTIKHLRDPLEEISDSQKEEKDEKAQQSNTDSLVSLDDDKPAESASISDLKLSSDGQSKPGESAMHDLRGLSGDAGDDLMLMACGMPPPADVPLVPSPPQDGDQSESWSFGRFESSLPQLPASGDSLLSVGLPIPSEPGLTLEEEDGERSDMAFLKDLLSPGPGGSDEFSREWQDAFGAFDPPSVPAAGTGPARPPSNPPSPTGFLPSQLLDHSLSSSGWVTPPMFQAPPLQLPPGQNQAAPRSQPAAANASGGSKDMSAWFNLFADLDPLSNPDAIGRSADELLNA
- the ical1 gene encoding islet cell autoantigen 1-like isoform X4, translating into MEGFAADMLSGGRALLGEDSSVMARMQKKFWKTKQVLIKATGKKEDEYVVASDADLDAKLEFFRSVQLTCTELLKVIEKYQHRITRLSQEENELGLFLRFQAERDRTKAGNMMEATSKALCASAKQRMALCPPLQRMYQEVETFRRRAIADTLLTVSRMEKARTEYRGALLWMKDVSQELDPDTYKQLEKFRKVQSQVRGTKSQFEKLKNDVCQKVDMLGASRCNMLSHSLCTYQTTLLQFWEKTANAMSGIHEAFQGHIPYQFTTIKHLRDPLEEISDSQKEEKDEKAQQSNTDSLVSLDDDKPAESASISDLKLSSDGQSKPGESGDSLLSVGLPIPSEPGLTLEEEDGERSDMAFLKDLLSPGPGGSDEFSREWQDAFGAFDPPSVPAAGTGPARPPSNPPSPTGFLPSQLLDHSLSSSGWVTPPMFQAPPLQLPPGQNQAAPRSQPAAANASGGSKDMSAWFNLFADLDPLSNPDAIGRSADELLNA
- the ical1 gene encoding islet cell autoantigen 1-like isoform X1, with translation MEGFAADMLSGGRALLGEDSSVMARMQKKFWKTKQVLIKATGKKEDEYVVASDADLDAKLEFFRSVQLTCTELLKVIEKYQHRITRLSQEENELGLFLRFQAERDRTKAGNMMEATSKALCASAKQRMALCPPLQRMYQEVETFRRRAIADTLLTVSRMEKARTEYRGALLWMKDVSQELDPDTYKQLEKFRKVQSQVRGTKSQFEKLKNDVCQKVDMLGASRCNMLSHSLCTYQTTLLQFWEKTANAMSGIHEAFQGHIPYQFTTIKHLRDPLEEISDSQKEEKDEKAQQSNTDSLVSLDDDKPAESASISDLKLSSDGQSKPGESAMHDLRGLSGDAGDDLMLMACGMPPPADVPLVPSPPQDGDQSESWSFGRFESSLPQLPASGDSLLSVGLPIPSEPGLTLEEEDGERSDMAFLKDLLSPGPGGSDEFSREWQDAFGAFDPPSVPAAGTGPARPPSNPPSPTGFLPSQLLDHSLSSSGWVTPPMFQAPPLQLPPGQNQAAPRSQPAAANAASGGSKDMSAWFNLFADLDPLSNPDAIGRSADELLNA
- the ical1 gene encoding islet cell autoantigen 1-like isoform X3, with translation MEGFAADMLSGGRALLGEDSSVMARMQKKFWKTKQVLIKATGKKEDEYVVASDADLDAKLEFFRSVQLTCTELLKVIEKYQHRITRLSQEENELGLFLRFQAERDRTKAGNMMEATSKALCASAKQRMALCPPLQRMYQEVETFRRRAIADTLLTVSRMEKARTEYRGALLWMKDVSQELDPDTYKQLEKFRKVQSQVRGTKSQFEKLKNDVCQKVDMLGASRCNMLSHSLCTYQTTLLQFWEKTANAMSGIHEAFQGHIPYQFTTIKHLRDPLEEISDSQKEEKDEKAQQSNTDSLVSLDDDKPAESASISDLKLSSDGQSKPGESGDSLLSVGLPIPSEPGLTLEEEDGERSDMAFLKDLLSPGPGGSDEFSREWQDAFGAFDPPSVPAAGTGPARPPSNPPSPTGFLPSQLLDHSLSSSGWVTPPMFQAPPLQLPPGQNQAAPRSQPAAANAASGGSKDMSAWFNLFADLDPLSNPDAIGRSADELLNA